CAACACGAGATTGAAAAAAAACAATATTTTTATATCTATTTTTAATGACATTTATCAAGAGTTGAGCGGAGAAAAAGGAACTTTTAGATTTGAATTTACCAATAAAATACCTTTTGCCCGGGGATTAGGAAGCAGTTCGGCTGTTATTGTTAGCGCCATTGCAAGTGCTTATGAGATGGCTAATATCAAAGTCAGTAAAAACAAAATTTTAAATCGAGCTCTTTTTTATGAACCCCATCCTGATAATATCGCACCGTGTGTATATGGTGGTTTTGTGAGTTCTGTGGTTGATAACAATAGCGTGCATTCGTTGCAAAAAACGCTACCTGAACATCTAAAGGCTGTGATGGTGATACCCAACAAACCGATGTCAACCGTGCAATCTCGTAGTCAATTACCGAAAAAATTTGCGATGCAGCAGGTGGTTTATAATCTCTCACGTGCTTCTTTATTGAGTGCTGCATTTTTTAGTGAAAATTGGGAAATGTTGAAAATTGCATCAAAAGATTGCATCCATCAAGACCAACGAATGAAAAACATGCCAGAATTAAAACAAGTACAAAAAAGCGCACTCGAACAAGGTGCCCTGATGAGTACGCTCTCAGGTAGTGGCTCATCATTTTTTTCCATGTGTTACGAAACGGACGCTTTGGGAATTAAAGAGAGATTAAATAGAGAATTCCAAGATTTTAGAGTCGAGATTTTTGACTTTGACAACATTGGCTATGTGATAGAAAAAAATGTTTAAAAGCGGTAAAAGTGAAAAAACAGATAAATTCTGATACAATAAGCGAAATAAATGGTGCGACGCGTATGTGCATCGTATGCAGGGCAAGATTTCCCCAAAAAGGTTTATACCGCTTTCAAGAAAATAATAAAAAGCTTGTAAATTTTCAAAAGACTGGGAGAAGTTTTTATGTGTGCGCCGCATGCATCACCAACAACAGAAACAAACTGATGAAAATTCTAAATCATAAATTTAGAATCAAATACGACAATATAGAAGATTTTGGCAAAATACTGAAGGAGTTAGATACGAATGGGTAAGATCCGTATACATGAGATAGCAAAAGAGATGGGAATCAAAAGTAAAGACATAGTAGAAAAAGCGGTTGAAATGGGATTTGATGTAAAAGCTGCTTCCAGTGGTGTCAGCCCCGAAGAGGCAGAGAGTCTGATTAATTTTATTTTAACGGGTGAAAAAAGTAGTCCAAGCAGCAGTGCCGTGCAAGAGCACTCTAAAGCGCAAAAAGACGTCGTTACTGAAGAGAAGGTTGTGGAGCCCAAACCAGAACCCAAACCTGATGTTGTCAAAGAGAAGCAACCAACCCCGCCACCAAAACAATCCGTAGATAAACCTCAAGAAGAGAAACCTCAAGTGAAAAAAGAAGAGGTCAAAGAAGAGATAAAAGAGGCAAAAGTAGAAGCATCAAAAGCGCTTAAAACGCATGCTGAAGAAGCCAAACCTGCTGAGAAAAAAGTGGAAACTCCAAAAG
This genomic window from Sulfurospirillum sp. 1612 contains:
- the thrB gene encoding homoserine kinase; translated protein: MNLKIKVPATSANLGPGFDALGVAINLHNEITIKSSNFHSVSIKGEGEHNTRLKKNNIFISIFNDIYQELSGEKGTFRFEFTNKIPFARGLGSSSAVIVSAIASAYEMANIKVSKNKILNRALFYEPHPDNIAPCVYGGFVSSVVDNNSVHSLQKTLPEHLKAVMVIPNKPMSTVQSRSQLPKKFAMQQVVYNLSRASLLSAAFFSENWEMLKIASKDCIHQDQRMKNMPELKQVQKSALEQGALMSTLSGSGSSFFSMCYETDALGIKERLNREFQDFRVEIFDFDNIGYVIEKNV
- a CDS encoding DUF448 domain-containing protein translates to MCIVCRARFPQKGLYRFQENNKKLVNFQKTGRSFYVCAACITNNRNKLMKILNHKFRIKYDNIEDFGKILKELDTNG